tatataatattaccTTAATATACTTCATATATTACACATCCATTTTCTCATTTTCAGAAACAAGTTTCAGGCAATGAGTGCtataaaacataacaaacaTTCAGAAATATGCTCTTAATCTTTAACTTTTCATTAAAGTTTAACCTTTAACACAATGTTAACAAAATCAACAggatcatttaaataaattataaataaaaacagtgaAAGTTGACAGAATAGTGCAGAATGGTAAAATCATAGACACAACcacataaacaaaacataacacaagaaataaaataaaaagataaataattaataataaaaaagggCCGTCACCTGAACATGATCAGACAAAGAGATCAAAGGTAGAGCAAATCCTAAGAGAGTCCTTAAAGGTTTCCATATTAGTAGATAATGAGATTACATTCAAGTCATTTTCCACATCTTTCAGGAAGACAGAGAAGACAGACAGGTTTAGAGTTGGAGAATTTACATTTGTGAATAATAAATAGATTGATAACTAAGCAAACATTATCTTTTGTGGGGTCTGCATCGTAAAAACCAAATCTTTATACGTACTTAGAATCCTGACAAAATCTTTCACTTGACAAACACACCAATATCTTTCCATATTGACAAAAATACAAGTTTGTATAACACttatatgtatgcatgtatgtatgtataaaatattatataattatataagtGTATTTGTGTCAAACATGAAAACAAAAGTTTTTCCTatgcaaatgtaaatataaatgctttaaaatatatttttgggggATTTaagaatatatttaaaattaaatttactcGAATTGAGTCTCGAAGTGCATTATGGGTAACGTTATTCTGTAGCGTACACATGAGCCGTCCGCTTTGGTCTTAAACACCGctacaaaattattattatttttttcaaatagtGCAGGTATATGGAGCGAGATATGCGTCTTTATTACATGCGATAAATTAAATGATCTGAGAGaaataaaacaatttgaaagaaaaagttatcacactgatagcaaagaagcatttcatgagaaaaaaaagaatatttgagagaaaacgtttttttataccaatagcaaaaaataataatatttgagactaaaaaaagtgttgagagaaagtattttctcatgatagaacataaaaaatataaatttgaaatttttaaaattatttctgagaaaaaaaatctctcaagtatatgttttttgctattagtgtgaaaacattttctctaaaaaaaaaagtgtttctatCAAAACGCTTTTCTTTGCTCTCGATGCAATTTCTTGCTCTCGTGTCAGGATTTTGCTTTCTctgtgaaaattgtgtcatgggCGGGGCCACGTTCCTATTGGCCAGTCGGGTGAGCATCGTCTTGTCTTGGGAATCGCACTGAATCATTACACCGTTGTTCGGTTCACCAGATAGATGCCGTCTCTGCTTTTAGTTGAGCACGGACACTAATGTTTAAGTAAGATGATGACACACTCGATGGATAGCTGGCTGAGCAAGTTCACAGCACTGaagattaaacattaaaaaatgaaatggtacTCTTATTCATGAATGAATGTGTATTATATTGTTAGCTTGCTAATCGCTAATTAGCCATCATGCTAGGTAAACTTGCAAATgccaaataaatgttttgattcaTTCCTTATTTAGTGAGTAGTGATCtagtttctacctttgcacttgctagcctcAAAGCACCTGAAGAGTAACTGCTTGTTCATCATATACAACCTCCTGTATAACTTTCAACCAACGCTAGTGTGCATGGAGGAAGTACAGGCCTAGCTGCCGCAGCGCGGGGGGCCACACACGTCGGGGCTAAGATGACCACAGTCTCGATGTCGTACGTGCCAGTGGTGGTATATCATaacttaaatgtgtttttttgttttcataaaaatattaacattgatacCATTATAATAAGATAGCTGCTGTTGCAATCAGTGTGAACAGATGCACTCAGTCTCTCAATATCACAACTATGGTCATATTGAATACACAGCTATGACAATAAATAGGGCAacaaagtaataataataataatttgttacacttatttagcgcttttctgcaacactcaaagcgctttacatataaaagggagaataataataatttgttacactTATTTAGCGCTTTTTTGCaacactcaaagcgctttacatataaAAGGAAGAATACggtaataataatttgttacacttatttagcgcttttctgcaacactcaaagcgctttacatataaAAGGAAGAATCTCCTCAGCCACCACcacaaaaaataagctttggaGGAACTTGTGAGATGTGAAccatatttttattaacttattAAATTAAAAGATCCATAACTTAGTAATTATAGATTAAACATATGCTTTGATACTCAAAATAGTATTGGGGAAAAAATACTcgagtctcacgcattcacagTGAATAATTATTCAcagaaataataattattattttaacacattgttttgtgttaaactattcaacacattatgtgttatttcgtattgattttgagttcatgtaaataaaacactagatgtgttgtccttataAGAAAGATGTCTCAATTTAACACATtctttttaagagtgtatgtaaAATACGGGACAAATCGCGTCCCGTATTGATTTGATACGCGTCATTTTGCCTGTAAATACGGGATGATTCCGTGTTTCACGGGACAGGTGGCATTGCCACCTTCCATGCACAATAACGCTGGTTGAAAGTTAAACAGGAGGTTGCACATGATGAACAAGCAGCCACCCCCCAGGCGCCCCGAGGCCAGCAAGTGCAAAGGCAGAAACCAGACCACCACTCACCAAACAAGGAGCGACCCAAAACATCCACCTGGCACCCGCAAGCTCACCCAGCACGATGGCCAACCAGCGATTAGCAAGccaacaacacaacacacattcATTCATGAATAAGAGCACCATTTCACCCTTCAATGTCCAATCTTCAGTGCTGTGAACTTGCTCAGCCAGCTATCCATCGAGTTGTGTGTCATCATCTTACTCAAACATTAGAGTGTCCGTGCTCAACTAAAAGCAGAGACGGCATCTATCTGGTGAACCGAACAACGGTGCAACGACCCAGCCCGACCCCCAAGACAAGACGATGCCTTCCCGACTGGCCAACAGGAACGCGGCCCCGCCCACGACACAACCCCCACAGAGAAAGCAAAATCCCGACACGAGAGCAAGAAACCGCATCGAGAGCAAAGAAAAGCGTTTTGatagaaacactttttttttggAGAGAATGTTTTCACACTAATAGCAAAAAACATATACTtgagagattttttttctcagaaataattttaaaaatttcaaatttatatttGTTATGTTCTATCATGAGAAAATACTTTctctcaaaacatttttttggtctcaaatgttattgttttttgCGGTTGGTATGGGAACTTTTTCTCTCAAATgttcttttttttctcatggGGTGCTTCTTTGCTGTCGGTGTGGTGGCTTTTTCTTTCAGGTGGTTTTGTTTCTCTCAGATCATTTGGTTTGTCGCATGTGGTGAAGACGCATATCTCGCTCCATACAGGTAACTTAGAGGCTAACTAAGCACTAGTAGTTAAAGTGATTATAAAAGACAAACAGCATTGACattgagtaaaaatatttatatgtaataTATAAATCTATATGTCAAAGTAAAACAATATTATAATACCTTATATTCATAAAATTCACTATGAAACCGTCTGATTTGCAAGACGCTGATTGGTGGAGAGCGATGGGCGTTTTCGCATTCCTCCGGGAGCGCGCGAGCGCGTGCACACGTACAGCACAGCGTGGACATCAGAAGCGACGCGGCGTTTGAGAGATCCTCGTCTTTATTCCGCTGGAAAGTTAGGTTTGGTGAATGAGAAGAATGCCGTATCTCCTCATCAGTACACAGATCCGACTGGTGTGTATGAGACCTGAATGATCATCTTTGTGATTATGATGATGTTGTTATGATAAATACACTCGAGGATAATACGTTAAATACTCAAGATGTTATATAAGTAACCTacatctacatctgattgtatttGTTATCACTGCGTGTTATTATCCCACGTGATCTGTCTGTCATTCatcacaaatgtttttaaatcaacAAATGTAGTTTGTAATACATTGTGATATTGTAGTAAGCTGTCATGTTCTGTAAGTTTACCTTTGGACCTTTAAACAcaacaaaatgaaaatgaattcaTGTGTTTATAGATTCAAACTTTAGCATGCACACTAAGACAAGAACACATAAGTATATACTGTAAGAATTTACTCCTTTTTTCcttctttacattttaatgtagttttgtcTTGAAAGACGGCAGATGATCTCACAGATAAGCATCGTCACTGACGGatcatactgtactgtaccttATGTTTCCTTAATGTTTATAAACCTGTTAGCTAAATATAAACAGCAGCTTTAGTAAGTGGTGATGAATTCACTTGtagcatttatttaaaagataggacacacacacacacacagataggACATGCACAGTTTTAGGAAAAACACCTGACAGAAGTAATACAGTAGTCCATCATCCCTTGCCGCTTAATAGGAATTTTTGGAGTAACTTCTGTTTCATATAAACTTACTAAAAAACAAACTCATTGTTTGCCTTTATTATGCTCTTAGCACAAAAAATTATACTGATGAGGTGAAAGGATCAGAGACCACATCTCCTAAACAATGGATTTATGATTTCCTCTCTTTCCtaaagtaaaaaatagaaactCCTTGAGAAGCAATTTAATACCATAATTAGTTCATCTTTcagcttcttttattttttcctttttatttttctcaatTATTTCAGTTGTTATCAATTATATGtattaaaattgtgtatttctttgttaaaaaaaaatacttgttACTAGATTTTAAACATATCTTCAGTTGTGTTGTTTCAAACAAAGTCCATCATGTCAAAGGTTTCTTTCTTCACAATAAACATCACATTACATTTCCTgattattgttaacttcttaaaaATCTTCTTGTTTTCAGGAGACGGGGCCAACCACGGTCGGGGACGAGTATTCCGATCCCGCTGTCATGAATTACCTCGGAGCCCGGAAAACCACCATGCTGGGAAACAACTTGTAAGTGTTAAACTTCTACTTTGGCCTTTGTGATCCTCACTGGAATTCTCCACACCAGTTCATGTTCAGCTTATATAACACATCTGACACACATCagatcaattttttttttttgaaaatatgcagtGCTATGAGTCTCTGAGTAAATGGACAAAAGCGTTTGGTAGCCTGATGTTGTCAGGTCTCATTTTCATCTCACACACATATAGGGTTGCAAAATTACGGGAACAAGGCTGGAAACCTTCCATGGGAATTAACGGAAATATATGGGAATAAGCTGGAAATTTTGCCTATAACAGGGAACATAAAtgtagtttttaaaaacaaatcttgCATCATCATTTTCTTTAACACAACCAGATTTAATGCAATTTCAGTTGAATTTTTACCCTGCACCTGCTTACTGAAGGGACATTGAGGCCACACCCCCTGCATGTACTTGCATTCATCCATAATATGCATGATCATTTCTTGAAGCcagtacacaaaataatgtatgatatgtaaaatcaaatatttaaatgtaagctagcactattcttataattataataatgtttatgATGCTTTTGTGTTACTCAATAAAAGTATCATTTAAATCGGTCAAGTcgtcatttaaatttttttttaccttgcatgcatgtctgcttatgaccaaTGGAAACTTTCCACTTGTGTTTCTGTCTGTTAGTATCAGGAATGCAGGCTAACAGCATGATTCTGTAACAAATAAAGTGCACGCTAGATAAGCTTGTTATATTTAGTCGGATTACATTAAGAACTAAACTGCTCGTTAAAATCATGATTGagtaattgtgttttttttactcaCAGCTCAGAGTACCACGTTGATGAACCTCCACGACTCGTCTTAGACAAACTAGAGAAGATCGGCTACAGGGTTGTTAACATGACAGGCGTGGGCCAGACGCTGATTTGGTGTCTTCATAAAGAGACAAGTGACACTTTGtgattctgtgtgtgtgtgaggtaAACATGGTTAAGGTCTTTTAAGATGAGTTTGAGCCGAGGTTGCTGTACGGAGGTCTCGTGACTTCTGTGTGAATCTGAGATGCAGTTAAACTTACTGGCATCTCATGAGAAGTCTTATTGCCTTGCAAAAAACCTGGAGATGGAGAACTGACAGGTTTACAGAGtcattgtgattttatgtataaCTAATACATCTGATCCATGGT
This is a stretch of genomic DNA from Misgurnus anguillicaudatus chromosome 7, ASM2758022v2, whole genome shotgun sequence. It encodes these proteins:
- the gchfr gene encoding GTP cyclohydrolase 1 feedback regulatory protein, which codes for MRRMPYLLISTQIRLETGPTTVGDEYSDPAVMNYLGARKTTMLGNNFSEYHVDEPPRLVLDKLEKIGYRVVNMTGVGQTLIWCLHKETSDTL